The Canis aureus isolate CA01 chromosome 24, VMU_Caureus_v.1.0, whole genome shotgun sequence nucleotide sequence CTCAATTCATTTGACCCGAATTTGGAAGAGCTATCTTTAAACAATAAGATAAAGGGAGACAGATCCACTTTGGAGTTCCGGAATCTTCAGATAGGTCAAAGGGGAATACAAGGACCCCTTCACACCACCCAATCCTGGTGAGACTCAAAGCCCTTTGCCCTGAGCCATGTCCACAAGCACACATTCAGCACAGATTACCAGAAGGTCTAAGCCTGGTGTTGGCTCCTGTCGCTGGACTAACAGACCCCTGGACTAGCACCCAGGATCCTTCTAGTTCCTGTTCCCTTTGTGTCTGGGAGAAATCAGGAGCAAAGTCCCAGCATCAGATATGACCTGAAGTTTGAGATTGTCCAGAAAGCTTCGACCAGTGTTCCCTGATTAAAACAGGACATTCTTTTGATAGGATGAAAGTCCAAAACCAATTCTTGCAGACATTTAAAGAAGGGTTTCCTCTATCCAGACTGTCCACTCTAGGCTAAACAGGGAGGGTCGAGGAAATTGCACCTTTCTTTCCTCGAAATGGGGTACCTGTTGCCATCTAGTGGTAATTCTGTgtggtggcaaaaaaaaaaaaattcagcttctACACTGACCCGTTTCTTACTGTCCACCAAGTTTCCTGTTTCCAACCTTCTCTTTTAAAGTTTCCCATTTCCCAATCTCTAGCCTGGGATTTCTCCATGGGAAAGAGCCTATCTTCCCCTGTATTCTTCGGGTTCCCTTGCCTTTAAGGAATTGTGCCCTTAAACACTAAGGCGTGGAGCCCACAGCACCACCTCCCCAGGGAATCGGACTCAGGCTCTCGGCAAGCCCCATGGAATGGTCACTGTCCTTCCAGTGTTCCCAGAGCCCTGGTGGGCTCTTGGATGCCTAGTCCTATGAAGCCACAGTGTCATCTCCCACCACCCCTTCTTatgccctgcacctgccccagcccAAGGACACACTGTGAGTCCTTTCTGCTCTGTTCCCTCCGCTGCTCTGCACTAGTAGGCTCTCCACTCCATCTCACCACCAATCCTACTGGCAACCCTCAGGTGACCCTGCTCACTCCAGCCAAAAGGGAggtccacccccaccaccccgccccaccctcaATGGGTTTTGGGGAGTACTTGGATTGCCGCTGTGCTACTGTTGCCAGACTGCCTGCCTCCCTTGTGTTACAGGCATTTGGGACTACATCGCATTTCCTCATGGTTCTTTGAGGGCAGGCCTGGGTCTCCCATTCCATCCCCCACAGCTCCTGCCCAGGCCCTAGGGGATGAGGCTGGGTGCAGAAATGCCCAGTAAGTGGATGGAGCCAAGGAGGTATCTCCCTTCACCAGCAAAGGTGTTAGGTCTCTTCTGAGCAACTAAGGGTCCCAGGTGGGAAAGATGTGACACCCTCTGCAGATGAGGGCCTGGCTCACTATCTGCTGGGGGGAGAAAATATAATCAccctaaaatattaaatgaatacaaACAGGCCATAAGACTACATGTCACatgcatttataaatatgtaaaaaattatatacatgatCTGTGTGTTGATCAAATACGTATGATATATATAACATCAGAATGTTAATAGTGATGGTTTTTTGAATTCTTGGTATTTTCCTATATTCTTCAAAATCCCTGCTTTGAAAGATAGCATTTGAAAGACAACTCGGGCAGCTCTAGATGTGTGTGTGCCGGGAGAGCCTCATACCTTTGAGTAAATCAACCTGGCCGGGCCCGGCTCTGTTACTGGGGGTCCCCTGCAGCTGGCCGTCTGGAGCAGCCTGgtgtgggtgggcaggtgggctgTGCCGGCTCCCccagctcctctcctctccccagtgCAGATGGGGAGTTTGCCGTGACCCACATGACCAAGGCCCACCTCTTCTCCACGGGCACCGTGCACTGGGTGCCCCCCGCCATCTACAAGAGCTCCTGCAGCATCGACGTCACCTTCTTCCCCTTCGACCAGCAGAACTGCAAGATGAAGTTCGGCTCCTGGACCTATGACAAGGCCAAGATCGACCTGGAGCAGATGGAGCAGATGGTGGACCTGAAGGACTACTGGGAGAGCGGCGAGTGGGCCATCGTCAACGCCACCGGCACTTACAACACCAAGAAGTATGACTGCTGTGCTGAGATCTACCCCGACGTCACCTACTACTTTGTCATCCGGCGCCTGCCCCTCTTCTACACCATCAACCTCATCATCCCCTGCCTGCTCATCTCCTGCCTCACCGTGCTCGTCTTCTACCTGCCCTCGGACTGCGGCGAGAAGATCACGCTCTGCATCTCCGTGCTGCTCTCGCTCACCGTCTTCCTCCTGCTCATCACCGACAtcatcccctccacctccctggtCATCCCGCTCATCGGCGAGTACCTGCTCTTCACCATGATCTTCGTCACGCTCTCCATCGTCATCACGGTCTTTGTCCTCAACGTCCACCACCGCTCTCCCAGCACCCACACTATGCCCCGCTGGGTGCGGGTGGCTTTTCTGGGCTGTGTGCCCCGGTGGCTTCTGATGAACCGGCCCTTGCCCCCCTTGGAGCCCCACGACGCCCCGGATCTGAAGCCCAGCTCCTCTTATCACTGGCTGGAGACCAACGTGGATGCGGAGGAGAGGGacgaggaaggggaggaggaagaggaagacagaTGGGTGTGGGCGGCTCATTCATCCCCGGCCGTGGGTGCCCTCTGCAGCCATGGCGGTCTGCACCAAAGGGCCTCAGGTCCCAGGGCGGAAGCCCAGCTGCAGGAGGGTGGGCTTCTGCTGTCACCTCGCATACAGAAGGCTCTGGAAGGTGTGCACTACATTGCTGATCACCTGCGATCTGAGGATGCTGACTCTTCAGTGAGTTGGGGCCAGGAGAGGGGCTCTTCCTCTTGGTGACCACCTCTCATCCCAAGGTGATAGTGTAGACCATCTAGTCTCCTCTCCATGAGGACCTGTTTCCCTCAGTTGTGGCCCTTGGGAGTCTGGACTAAACTGTGATAAAGTCTAGCTGGCAGGTGACAGACTAGCGGCCCAGAATGCCCAGCTAAGGCTAACTGGAGAACAGCAAGCCAGAGAGGGAGGGATTTCGGGTGCTGAAAGTCCCCGTGCCATCCTTATCACCATTGCCCTATaggtggtggggaaggggacagagggaggcgGAGGGACTATTGTCCAATGATAAATCAGATAAATCATGCTGCTGCTTCCGCATCCTTCCTCCTTTGTCCTGATGGTTTCCCCCCAATCctatttgtttctgggctctgggCATTTTGTGGAATTCACTATTCATCCACAAACCCTGGGGAACTTTGGTTGTACCTGGTGACCTCTCCCCCCCACCGCCTGGTGCCTCCTGTGCCTGGTATTATTAGGTCAGCAGGTCACTGCTTAGGATCACAGATGTCTTCTTATCCACCTAGGGAAGGATGGAAGGCCAGATGGTTATTAGCGGGTGGCCTTGTTGAGtggataaaaaaatcattatatctAATCTGGGGGCAGGTAAGAATCCAGACCTGCTTGCTTGGGCTGTAAGCCCAAATTCCACAAAGCACACCAACCCCCCTTGACTGTCCCAACCTTCCTTGGGCCACATCTACCCTCACCTACCTcctcctctctatctcctggaatGGGTGTGGGATTGGGAAGGGAGGCTAATGGGGGCAAAGTCTTCACCATTTTGTAACTGCTGGgtgttgtctattttttaaatttttataaaagattttgtttatttggcaaagagagagaatgtgaaagaGAGCAATAgtagggtagagggagagggagaaagaagctgattccccactgagcagggagccagtcgcagggcttgattccaggaccctgagatcatgacctgagccctaaaggcagacactgaactgactaagccacccaggtgcccctgccaagAGTTGAGTTTAAATCACTGCAGACCACCTGGGAAGGTCCATGCCCCTTGGTGCTTCTAGAACCTTAGCCCCCTGTAGCTGGAACTTGAAAGTCTTTGGAAAGGCTCTGGGTCATGTCATAAGGGTGAAATAGGGCAGAGTTCATTAGGAGAGGCTTGTTTGAGTCTTGAGACAACCTTAGCTTCCCAAGGTTTCAGTGCGGCCACTGCTGCCCCCAGAGGCTGTGCCCAGGTGGGATGCTTCCCCTTTCGCAATGGGCCTCTGTCACTGTGAGCCCATTTCTACTTGCAGGTGAAGGAAGACTGGAAGTATGTGGCCATGGTCATTGATAGGATATTCCTCTGGTTGTTTATTATCGTCTGCTTCCTGGGGACCGTTGGACTCTTTCTTCCTCCGTTCCTGGCTGGAATGATCTGATTTCCTGTTCCTTGCTTTGACCCAAAGGTGGCACTACTGACATCTGTAACCACTGCCTCCTTCAGAGTACGCCTATGGGGTCAACGCCATCTGACTGCAGGTGCTTCTCTGTGGAGTCCCTACACTGGCCTAGTCATCGAAGACTCCTTGGGTCAATTAATTCACTTGACGTTATTGTACTGCATGCAGAGAatctgctgggcacagagccctgTTTTAGGTGCTGAGGAATGAAGAAATAAGGAACTTGCTCTGCAGAAGGTTTCGATATGATGGTGACAATATGAAGCCCTGTAGGATTCTCCTGCAGGGGCCAATAAAGACACTGAGTAACAGGAGGAGCAAGCAGGACGATCCAGGGGGTAGAGGACCTCAAAAATGGGTGTAtggggggagagaagagagggtgCCCCAGGGGGTAGAAGGCCTGTGACCAACATTTTGCATTCAGGAATGAGCCTGAGGTGTCTAGGAGAACAGGCTAGGGCTAGGGAGCTAGGGCTCCTGTGTGGGAGCCGTGGGAGGAGTTTGGAAAGGCAGGCTAGGGTGTCTTCAAACCACATAGAATAAAGTTCAGAGTCTAATCCTGAGGGTCTAACAATGGTAAAGACTctcctggaaagaaagaaaggggtaaGCAGGGCCACATGGGGTAGAGGCACATGTCAGACCTGCACGGCGGAGGAATGTGTGGTTGGATGCAGGTAGTTGGGCCATCCCACCCTTCTGGAAGCTCGTTTGAAGTCCTGGCTTTCTCTCACGTTCCCTTCTGCAAACTGGCTCAGCGCCAGCCGGTCCCAAAAGGTTTGGCCATGCTGCAGTCCCTGCCATCTGTCCTTGAATGCACATTGACAAACCAGGAAGATACCCAGGGCCATCCTTGACTCAACTCAAGTTTgcagcttgctcctccctccggTCCATAGGGCAGGTGGTGGCCAGCACAAACATGTGTGTGATGTTTGCACAGAGTGAATGAAAAGAAGCAACTGGATGGTTTTGCACCTTGACTGCTGTGTAAATGCAGAAGCTGTAGGACTGCTTCCCTTCCAGCCTGGCCTCCTGGTCCTTCCTGAAGTCCTGTGATGGCTTCTGAGCTGCTCTGTACAGCCCTGGATTCCTTGCACCTTGGAATCCAGCAATGCACAGCCCTCAGCCACATGCTGGAGGCAGGAGAAGCTCCTGCCCGGGGATCAGGCCTCACCCCTGCCTGTCCAGCCCTCTGAGGACAGAACCTCAGCAGCTAATAAATGCAGACATCGGCTCTCCAGATAGTATGGGGACCCTGGATAGGAAGCTGAGTAGGGCGAACTTCCAGTTTCCCTTTAGCCTTTGGGGTACCCCACTCGACCCTCCCTGACAGACACAGATGAAACCTGCAACGCCTGGCCCAGACTCCCAGTCCTCAGTTCTTCCCAAGACCCCCACATGGTGACTcatgtggtttctgtctcccccaCAGCTCCTCCCAGCTTCCCTTCCCCATCCTAGCTCTCCCAGACCTTATCTCCTGGTGCAGCGATGTTCCCTCATGCTATTCCATCTCCCATCCCCCTTGCATGTGAGTAAAGAGATGAAATAAAGCTGAGGCCGGTGCTCATTCAGCTGTGGGA carries:
- the CHRNA2 gene encoding neuronal acetylcholine receptor subunit alpha-2; this encodes MTKAHLFSTGTVHWVPPAIYKSSCSIDVTFFPFDQQNCKMKFGSWTYDKAKIDLEQMEQMVDLKDYWESGEWAIVNATGTYNTKKYDCCAEIYPDVTYYFVIRRLPLFYTINLIIPCLLISCLTVLVFYLPSDCGEKITLCISVLLSLTVFLLLITDIIPSTSLVIPLIGEYLLFTMIFVTLSIVITVFVLNVHHRSPSTHTMPRWVRVAFLGCVPRWLLMNRPLPPLEPHDAPDLKPSSSYHWLETNVDAEERDEEGEEEEEDRWVWAAHSSPAVGALCSHGGLHQRASGPRAEAQLQEGGLLLSPRIQKALEGVHYIADHLRSEDADSSVKEDWKYVAMVIDRIFLWLFIIVCFLGTVGLFLPPFLAGMI